A single region of the Xiphias gladius isolate SHS-SW01 ecotype Sanya breed wild chromosome 17, ASM1685928v1, whole genome shotgun sequence genome encodes:
- the siah2l gene encoding E3 ubiquitin-protein ligase Siah2 isoform X1: protein MSRPSSAGAGGGGLGAGKAGGGKHGGPGGAAAGVGSVAGSGSAAPSSAVSLPSTGLPGQSSELTALFECPVCFDYVLPPILQCQAGHLVCNQCRQKLSCCPTCRGPLTPSIRNLAMEKVASTLPFPCKFSSAGCLLSLHHSEKPDHEEVCEFRPYTCPCPGATCKWHGSLEAVMPHLMHAHKSITTLQGEDIVFLATDINLPGAVDWVMMQSCFSHHFMLVLEKQEKYEGHQQFFAVVLLIGTRKQAENFAYRLELNGNRRRLTWEATPRSIHDGVAAAIMNSDCLVFDTSIAHLFADNGNLGINVTISMC, encoded by the exons ATGAGCCGCCCGTCTTCAGCCGGAGCCGGAGGTGGAGGACTCGGGGCCGGGAAAGCAGGCGGTGGAAAGCACGGGGGCCCGGGAGGCGCCGCCGCCGGTGTGGGCTCCGTGGCCGGGTCGGGGTCTGCTGCCCCTTCCTCCGCCGTGTCCCTGCCCTCGACCGGCCTGCCCGGGCAGTCGTCGGAGCTCACGGCGCTGTTCGAGTGCCCGGTATGCTTCGACTACGTCCTGCCGCCCATCCTGCAGTGCCAGGCGGGTCACCTGGTCTGCAACCAGTGCCGCCAGAAGCTGAGCTGCTGCCCGACCTGCCGAGGCCCGCTCACGCCGAGCATCCGGAACCTGGCCATGGAGAAGGTGGCCTCCACGCTGCCGTTCCCCTGCAAG TTTTCGTCGGCCGGCTGTCTACTGTCTCTTCACCACAGCGAGAAGCCCGATCACGAGGAGGTGTGTGAGTTCAGGCCCTACACCTGTCCGTGTCCCGGGGCCACCTGCAAGTGGCACGGCTCGCTGGAGGCCGTCATGCCGCACCTGATGCACGCGCACAAGTCCATCACCACACTGCAG GGGGAGGACATCGTTTTCCTGGCGACGGACATCAACCTGCCGGGCGCCGTGGACTGGGTGATGATGCAGTCGTGTTTCAGCCACCACTTCATGCTGGTCCTGGAGAAGCAGGAGAAGTACGAGGGCCACCAGCAGTTCTTCGCCGTCGTGCTGCTCATCGGCACCCGAAAGCAGGCCGAGAACTTCGCCTACCGCCTGGAGCTCAACGGCAACCGCCGCCGGCTCACCTGGGAGGCCACGCCGCGCTCCATCCACGACGGGGTGGCGGCCGCCATCATGAACAGCGACTGCCTGGTGTTCGACACCTCCATCGCCCACCTGTTCGCCGACAACGGCAACCTGGGGATCAACGTCACCATCTCCATGTGCTGA
- the siah2l gene encoding E3 ubiquitin-protein ligase Siah2 isoform X2: protein MLCPASCLPLLRELAQWRCLLGWHRHHGVGSASTTGLTANTGQQQQLQRGSEVGDRADRPVGRTKPLPSSQFSSAGCLLSLHHSEKPDHEEVCEFRPYTCPCPGATCKWHGSLEAVMPHLMHAHKSITTLQGEDIVFLATDINLPGAVDWVMMQSCFSHHFMLVLEKQEKYEGHQQFFAVVLLIGTRKQAENFAYRLELNGNRRRLTWEATPRSIHDGVAAAIMNSDCLVFDTSIAHLFADNGNLGINVTISMC, encoded by the exons atgCTGTGTCCTGCCTCCTGCCTGCCTCTCCTCAGGGAGTTGGCTCAGTGGCGCTGCCTGCTGGGCTGGCATCGCCACCACGGAGTGGGTTCAGCTAGCACCACAGGGCTAACCGCTAACACTGGACAACAACAGCAACTGCAGCGGGGGTCAGAGGTCGGGGACAGGGCCGATCGCCCCGTCGGCCGCACCAAACCTCTGCCGAGCAGCCAG TTTTCGTCGGCCGGCTGTCTACTGTCTCTTCACCACAGCGAGAAGCCCGATCACGAGGAGGTGTGTGAGTTCAGGCCCTACACCTGTCCGTGTCCCGGGGCCACCTGCAAGTGGCACGGCTCGCTGGAGGCCGTCATGCCGCACCTGATGCACGCGCACAAGTCCATCACCACACTGCAG GGGGAGGACATCGTTTTCCTGGCGACGGACATCAACCTGCCGGGCGCCGTGGACTGGGTGATGATGCAGTCGTGTTTCAGCCACCACTTCATGCTGGTCCTGGAGAAGCAGGAGAAGTACGAGGGCCACCAGCAGTTCTTCGCCGTCGTGCTGCTCATCGGCACCCGAAAGCAGGCCGAGAACTTCGCCTACCGCCTGGAGCTCAACGGCAACCGCCGCCGGCTCACCTGGGAGGCCACGCCGCGCTCCATCCACGACGGGGTGGCGGCCGCCATCATGAACAGCGACTGCCTGGTGTTCGACACCTCCATCGCCCACCTGTTCGCCGACAACGGCAACCTGGGGATCAACGTCACCATCTCCATGTGCTGA